One region of Trichoderma breve strain T069 chromosome 7 map unlocalized scaffold00007, whole genome shotgun sequence genomic DNA includes:
- a CDS encoding glycosyl hydrolases family 18 domain-containing protein, translating to MFKLLCVVLPVVARVAVATPATLKARCDDPTAHPSPLTEPASNFPAADLPFDLPPIELEPIDPHDLESFGTEEPWLSVSPSLPSEPSPAPEDFESPAPDFESPSPDFESPSPDFESPAPEDLESPSWSPSQPSPPDSNPNFPGRKNVVYFTDWSIYKAGFLPQYLPTSDITHLLYAFAGIAPDGSVVSYDEWADEDKILGKRDVVHGAIEQVFLLKSKNRHMKTLLSIGGWTASQEGKFGPAIGSADGRRRFAESSVKMLADWGFDGLDIDYEYPETPEDAQNFVYLLREVRAALDNYAARHGQRYRYLLTVATSAGPDHYKILDLEAMDQYIDTWHLMAYDYAGSWDTVAGQQSNVFIDHQNPDSTKFSTDKAVDAYIRRGVDPSKIVLGLPLYGRSFENTDGLGKPYDGIGPGTIEPGVYLYRDLPRPGATVHVNRYTLSAYSYDPSARELVSFDNVETARLKAEYLQSRGLGGAVFWEASGDRSGEESLIRTLAREMGHLDYSTNMLSYPESRFSNIQNAS from the exons ATGTTCAAACTCCTTTGCGTTGTGCTGCCCGTTGTGGCGAGAGTCGCCGTGGCCACTCCAGCTACACTCAAAGCGAGATGTGACGATCCGACAGCACATCCATCACCACTTACTGAACCAGCGTCGAACTTCCCGGCTGCTGACTTGCCTTTTGATCTTCCGCCGATCGAACTTGAACCTATAGACCCCCATGATCTAGAGTCGTTTGGTACAGAGGAGCCTTGGCTATCTGTTTCCCCATCACTACCGAGTGAACCTAGTCCTGCGCCAGAAGACTTTGAGTCTCCTGCTCCAGACTTTGagtctccttctccagactttgagtctccttctccagactTTGAGTCTCCTGCTCCAGAGGACCTTgaatctccttcttggtctccttCTCAACCATCACCGCCAGATTCCAACCCCAACTTTCCCGG aagaaagaatgtCGTCTATTTCACCGACTG GAGCATCTATAAGGCAGGCTTTCTGCCTCAGTATCTCCCCACAAGTGATATTACCCACTTGCTCTACGCATTTGCCGGAATTGCACCGGATGGATCTGT CGTCTCGTATGACGAATGGGCCGACGAGGATAAGATCCTAGGCAAGCGTGACGTCGTCCACGGTGCCATCGAGCAAGTCTTTTTGCTCAAAAGCAAGAACCGTCACATGAAGACTCTGCTCTCCATCGGTGGCTGGACCGCATCGCAAGAGGGAAAGTTTGGGCCCGCTATCGGCTCTGCTGATGGTCGACGCCGCTTCGCCGAGTCTTCTGTCAAGATGCTCGCCGACTGGGGATTCGATGGTCTTGACATTGACTATGAGTACCCAGAGACTCCAGAAGATGCGCAGAACTTTGTCTACCTGCTCCGAGAGGTTCGAGCAGCATTGGATAATTACGCAGCCCGCCATGGCCAGCGATATCGCTACCTCCTCACCGTGGCGACATCTGCTGGACCTGACCACTATAAAATTCTAGACTTGGAGGCGATGGATCAGTACATCGACACCTGGCATCTCATGGCATATGACTATGCTGGTAGCTGGGATACCGTGGCTGGACAACAGTCcaacgtcttcatcgacCATCAAAACCCCGACAGCACAAAGTTCAGCACCGACAAGGCAGTGGACGCCTATATCAGACGAGGCGTCGACCCTAGCAAGATTGTTCTCGGCCTTCCTCTCTATGGCCGCTCATTTGAGAACACTGATGGTCTGGGTAAGCCCTACGATGGAATTGGACCGGGTACTATTGAGCCGGGAGTTTATCTCTACCGCGACCTTCCTCGGCCCGGTGCTACTGTCCACGTCAACCGATATACCCTCTCTGCATACTCTTACGACCCTTCGGCAAGGGAATTAGTTTCCTTTGATAACGTCGAGACGGCGAGACTCAAGGCCGAGTATCTCCAGAGCAGGGGTCTCGGCGGCGCCGTCTTCTGGGAAGCTTCGGGTGATCGTTCTGGGGAAGAGAGTCTGATTAGGACGCTGGCTAGAGAGATGGGTCATCTGGATTATTCCACGAATATGTTGAGCTATCCGGAGAGTCGGTTTTCCAATATTCAGAATGCATCATAG
- a CDS encoding MOSC domain-containing protein: MERFQYNSAVEGFRDEEYPMLQDSVYLDHAGSTLASKSLMDAFAKDMTSVLYGNPHSASSPSQRSSSRIDQVRVRLLDFFKADPDQYDLVFVANATAGVKLVVEGMRSLPEGYVFAYHQACHTSVVGAREEAHQSICLDNTGVRSWLDGENPFKPTTFGTPTRLFAYSAQSHMDGRRYPISWAKELKKREAQSSSRTLTLLDAASLSATSQLDLSDPQFAADFVVLSLYKIFGFPDLGVLLVRRSAEYVFNHRRYFGGGTVDMVLCGDEQWHSPKSYSLHERLEDGTLPFHSIIAADIAISTHQQLFGSMDQISAHTAYLTRELCRGLHSLRHANGNPVCHIYSEIPDDVAPIETGPVVSFNIRDSRGLWIGLAEFEKLTILKKMHVRTGGVCSPAGLASALDLQPWEMKRNLSSGIRCGEDSGRFTNKPTGIIRASLGAMNTKSDVSRFLAFVQEFFVEDSIKVPSKVSSITRAVGATTNIQVKVITVYPIKSCSGYTIPPGVRWEVRPEGLAWDREWCLVHRGSGQALSQKRYPRMALLQPLLLFDDNVLRVKYRGSMLKGQPTQVDIPLSNNPSLFDTDFRQTSSRVCGENISAQSYLSEEINDFFTNSLGVPCVLARMQKHQRTEKAQSGQPSPFPGVPSPPDSDSEQQQSQPGKILLSNESPILMISTSSVEMLNKTIMETGESAVDESVFRANIIVEASPGHHGHPAYSEDMWRRISIGNHSFKLLGACQRCQMVCVDQTTGERRQEPFVTLAKTRRLNGKVYFGTHMRHEQLGQDEESDGPSPTIQVGDAVVVDEEQGEEEEEEIPGAGGNR, translated from the exons ATGGAGCGGTTCCAATACAACAGCGCGGTGGAAGGCTTCCGCGACGAGGAGTACCCAATGCTACAAG ATTCCGTATACTTGGATCATGCTGGGTCCACCCTCGCCTCAAAGTCTCTAATGGATGCCTTTGCTAAGGACATGACATCCGTGCTATATGGGAATCCCCATTccgcatcatcaccgtctcAGCGCTCTTCATCCCGCATAGACCAAGTCCGAGTCCGTCTGCTGGATTTCTTCAAAGCCGATCCTGATCAGTATGATTTGGTCTTTGTGGCGAATGCAACTGCTGGCGTAAAGCTGGTGGTTGAGGGCATGAGGTCCTTGCCTGAAGGCTACGTCTTTGCCTATCACCAAGCTTGCCACACCAGTGTGGTAGGggcaagagaagaagcacacCAAAGCATCTGCCTCGATAACACGGGTGTTCGATCTTGGTTAGACGGAGAGAATCCATTCAAGCCAACAACTTTTGGTACCCCTACAAGATTATTCGCCTACTCGGCTCAGTCTCACATGGATGGGAGGCGATATCCCATCTCAtgggccaaggagctgaagaagagggaagctCAATCCTCGTCTCGGACATTGACGCTCTTGGATGCAGCTTCACTCAGTGCCACCTCACAGCTCGACCTTTCCGACCCTCAATTCGCTGCTGATTTTGTTGTATTAAGCCTGTACAAGATTTTTGGATTTCCTGACTTGGGCGTCCTACTTGTTCGCCGCTCTGCAGAATATGTATTCAACCATCGAAGATATTTCGGCGGCGGCACGGTAGATATGGTGCTCTGTGGAGACGAACAGTGGCACTCCCCAAAGTCTTACTCTCTTCATGAACGCCTGGAGGACGGGACACTACCCTTTCACAGTATTATTGCCGCTGACATAGCAATTTCGACTCATCAACAGCTCTTCGGCTCCATGGACCAAATTAGTGCCCACACGGCATACCTCACTCGCGAGCTATGTCGTGGCTTACACAGCTTACGACACGCAAATGGAAACCCCGTCTGCCACATTTATTCAGAAATACCAGATGATGTGGCACCTATCGAGACTGGCCCAGTTGTTTCTTTCAACATCAGGGATAGTCGGGGCCTATGGATTGGCCTCGCTGAGTTTGAGAAGCTGACAatattgaagaagatgcatgTCAGAACTGGAGGCGTGTGCAGCCCTGCAGGCCTAGCATCTGCTCTCGACTTGCAGCCGTGGGAAATGAAGCGAAATCTCTCTTCTGGAATTCGATGTGGCGAAGACAGTGGGCGATTCACCAACAAACCCACCGGGATTATACGTGCTAGTCTGGGAGCAATGAATACCAAGTCGGACGTCTCTCGCTTCCTTGCTTTCGTACAAGAGTTTTTTGTCGAAGACAGCATCAAAGTACCGAGTAAGGTCAGTTCCATCACGAGAGCTGTTGGCGCTACGACAAATATTCAAGTCAAAGTTATCACGGTATATCCGATCAAGAGCTGCAGTGGCTATACCATCCCACCTGGCGTTCGCTGGGAGGTACGGCCAGAGGGCCTTGCGTGGGATCGTGAATGGTGTTTGGTCCACCGAGGATCCGGCCAGGCTCTCAGTCAGAAACGCTATCCACGGATGGCCCTATTACAACCTTTGCTGCTGTTCGACGACAATGTGCTACGTGTGAAATACCGCGGGAGCATGCTCAAAGGGCAGCCGACGCAAGTGGATATACCGCTATCCAACAATCCCTCTCTGTTCGACACCGATTTCCGACAAACAAGCTCCAGAGTTTGCGGGGAGAATATCTCCGCCCAATCATATCTTTCTGAAGAAATCAATGACTTCTTCACTAATTCACTCGGGGTTCCATGTGTACTG GCTCGGATGCAGAAACATCAGCGAACAGAAAAGGCTCAGAGTGGGCAGCCTTCCCCGTTCCCTGGtgttccctctccccccGATTCGGACTCTGAACAACAGCAAAGTCAACCGGGAAAGATTCTCCTTTCCAACGAGAGCCCCATTCTAATGATATCGACCTCTAGTGTAGAGATGCTGAACAAGACCATCATGGAGACTGGAGAATCTGCCGTGGATGAATCAGTGTTTCGAGCAAACATCATCGTCGAGGCATCTCCAGGTCATCATGGTCATCCGGCCTATTCAGAAGACATGTGGAGGAGAATTAGCATTGGAAACCACAGCTTCAAGCTTCTAGGGGCCTGCCAGAGATGCCAAATGGTATGCGTGGATCAGACGACTGGGGAGAGAAGACAAGAGCCGTTTGTCACATTGGCAAAAACAAGGAGGCTGAACGGCAAAGTCTATTTCGGTACACACATGCGGCATGAGCAGTTGGGACAAGACGAGGAATCGGATGGTCCAAGTCCCACAATACAGGTTGGGGATGCGGTCGTGGTGgatgaagagcaaggagaggaggaagaggaggaaattCCAGGTGCTGGCGGTAATCGATAG
- a CDS encoding arsenite-resistance protein 2 domain-containing protein — MDSYSSYRDGAARSPNERTWSRDDSRTREERGDGFYRARSPGNERRDRRRSRSPPPVDRYEPRPRRDGRDDRDRDDRRRITSPPANIDRYVPGQDSGSPNVAVNPLADPAKLPYQVGFSYFGEWWRMNEKIKDDKERARTGRRREPERARGARESQEDREKEKAKIQVAYDAYKEELQAKMARAFVSEHKKEQWFKERYVPEIRDEFKAKLQDFRRAAYSQWEQDMESGSFDEFSLEGIPKSESNGAGGVVEKEEGEATAANEILGVGDLVPVNGADIRDENQFQPTLLIKTIAPHVSRQNLEAFCKENLGEEEGGFKWLSLSDPNPSKRYHRIGWVMLHPSSESAPPMDRADPKDEDGDEPIKSPPPLVSAAEKALEAVNGKTVKDEARGDFVCHVGVHNPPLHPRKKALWDLFSAPERIEKDLRLVQRLVNKYEEEYGSDFQAILKVEEKVEDLKNAGRLQPAIPPAPTKKTKTREPGMDEAMDEDEEGIPEEEEEEEGAVEDEEVDDEDMLVKKKQLDLLIEYLRRVFHFCFFCVFESDSVHELTRKCAGGHLRRPQSTLSSSARAVARASANGEPFPDKKRNDAENDVDGELAEGDKKFRNTSSKTEQQLLRAYNWVKTFEDKLMQILEPSTVDIRKLGGKPVEEALDEELTKYVKQEDEHKWRCKVPECTKLFKEDHFWKKHVEKRHTEWLDGLKQEFELINAYVSDPAHIAPSRTDANSNGHFPPTNGQSASGTPRGFNLQNFAINGVMGMPGFPMSPGNFPSLFAGMQANGWNAMGDDRSGGPIRRGGMSGGRGGYRSGPYERRGGGRWDGGGGRNRNGGSRWGDGAGGAAAGPREAVQGRSLKSYEDLDQVSGNGSGGGELNY, encoded by the exons ATGGATTCCTATTCTTCCTATCGGGATGGCGCGGCCCGATCGCCAAATGAGAGAACATGGAGCCGTGACGATTCCAGAAccagggaggagagaggcgATGGATTCTACCGTGCAAGGTCTCCTG GCAATGAACGCCGAGATCGCCGACGATCTCGTTCCCCACCCCCTGTTGACCGATACGAGCCACGTCCACGTCGAGATGGTCGAGACGACCGAGACAGAGATGACCGGCGTCGCATTACCTCACCACCGGCGAATATCGATCGCTACGTGCCGGGACAAGACAGTGGGTCGCCCAACGTTGCCGTCAACCCTCTGGCAGATCCAGCCAAGCTTCCTTACCAAGTTGGATTCTCCTATTTCGGCGAATGGTGGAGAATGAACGAAAAGATCAAGGATGATAAGGAGCGTGCGCGAACTGGACGAAGAAGGGAGCCTGAAAGGGCCAGAGGCGCCCGAGAGTCTCAAGAGGACcgggagaaagaaaaggccaagatccAAGTGGCGTACGATGCATATAAAGAGGAACTTCAAGCCAAGATGGCTAGGGCCTTTGTTTCGGAGCACAAGAAGGAGCAGTGGTTCAAAGAGCGCTACGTTCCTGAAATCAGAGACGAGTTCAAGGCAAAGCTCCAGGATTTCCGACGTGCAGCTTACAGCCAGTGGGAGCAAGACATGGAATCTGGCAGCTTTGACGAGTTTTCCCTTGAGGGAATTCCAAAGAGCGAGAGCAACGGGGCTGGTGGCGTAGtcgagaaagaggagggtGAGGCGACGGCCGCCAACGAAATCCTGGGAGTTGGTGATTTAGTCCCTGTTAATGGAGCCGACATCCGCGATGAGAACCAATTCCAGCCCACTCTGCTCATCAAGACAATTGCTCCTCATGTTAGCCGCCAAAATCTGGAGGCTTTCTGCAAGGAAAATCtaggagaggaggagggtggcTTCAAGTGGCTGTCCCTTTCCGATCCGAATCCCAGCAAGAGGTATCACCGTATAGGCTGGGTGATGCTCCACCCCTCTTCAGAGAGCGCGCCGCCAATGGATCGGGCAGATCCCAAGGACGAAGACGGTGACGAACCGATCAAATCACCGCCCCCTCTGGTTTCCGCTGCGGAAAAGGCCCTTGAGGCTGTCAATGGCAAAACTGTCAAGGATGAGGCCCGGGGCGACTTTGTTTGCCACGTTGGAGTTCACAACCCGCCGCTTCATCCACGGAAGAAGGCTCTATGGGACTTGTTCTCTGCACCGGAGCGAATTGAAAAGGATCTTCGCCTTGTTCAAAGGTTGGTTAACAAGTATGAAGAAGAGTACGGCTCTGACTTCCAGGCCATCTTGAAGgttgaagaaaaagttgAGGATCTCAAAAACGCTGGTCGTCTACAGCCTGCTATACCTCCTGCGCCaaccaagaagaccaagacccGGGAGCCCGGCATGGACGAGGCAatggacgaggatgaagaaggtATCcccgaagaagaggaagaggaggagggggctgtagaagatgaagaagttgatgatgaagacatgctcgtgaagaagaagcagcttgacCTGTTGATTGAGTATCTGCGCAGAGTCTTTCacttctgtttcttttgcGTTTTTGAGAGTGACTCTGTGCACGAGCTTACACGCAAGTGTGCAGGAGGGCATCTCCGCCGTCCTCAGAGCACTCTGTCATCTTCTGCAAGGGCTGTTGCCAGGGCTAGCGCTAATGGAGAGCCGTTTCCTGATAAGAAACGCAACGATGCTGAGAATGATGTTGACGGAGAGCTTGCCGAAGGGGACAAGAAGTTCCGTAACACGTCTTCTAAAACCGAGCAACAGCTGCTTCGTGCCTACAACTGGGTCAAGACTTTTGAGGATAAGCTAATGCAAATCCTCGAGCCTAGCACTGTTGATATTCGCAAGCTTGGCGGCAAGCCCGTCGAGGAGGCCCTTGACGAGGAGTTGACCAAATATGTCAAGCAAGAGGATGAGCACAAATGGAGATGCAAGGTTCCAGAATGcaccaagctcttcaaggAAGATCACTTCTGGAAGAAGCATGTGGAGAAGAGGCATACCGAGTGGCTTGACGGTTTGAAGCAAGAG TTTGAACTTATCAATGCCTACGTGTCAGATCCAGCACACATTGCCCCCTCGCGAACCGACGCGAATTCAAACGGCCACTTCCCGCCTACCAACGGCCAGTCAGCTTCGGGTACTCCTCGTGGCTTCAACCTGCAAAACTTTGCAATCAACGGTGTCATGGGCATGCCTGGATTCCCCATGAGCCCTGGAAACTTCCCCTCATTGTTTGCCGGTATGCAGGCTAACGGCTGGAACGCCATGGGTGATGACCGCTCAGGTGGTCCCATCCGTCGAGGTGGAATGTCCGGTGGACGAGGCGGATACCGTTCCGGACCCTACGAACGCCGTGGAGGCGGTCGCTGGGATGGTGGAGGTGGTCGCAACCGCAACGGCGGATCCCGATGGGGAGACGGAGCCGGTGGAGCGGCTGCTGGTCCACGGGAAGCCGTGCAGGGCCGCAGCTTGAAGAGCTATGAAGACCTTGATCAAGTATCTGGAAACGGAAGCGGAGGTGGCGAGCTCAACTACTAG
- a CDS encoding fms-interacting protein domain-containing protein, which translates to MAIEKSITDPSLAAVLQISDQARDQAHALLQLADTASDGRATADIQAEIAKQQKQLFTNISHLRGLHRNACLSARDTKAQTAEARQEVDRLHLQLQNLYYEQRHLQGEITGCESYDHKYQQLPLIPVEEFLALRPEYTDSNDDERMFARIEHEREEREILEQRRQELLKRKQKLINDNKRRKDDLANLDQDLEKFIDAAKPILELFEKAP; encoded by the exons atggcCATTGAAAAATCCATCACAGACCCTtccctcgccgccgtccTCCAAATCTCCGACCAAGCCCGCGACCAGGCCCAcgccctcctccagctcgccgACACCGCCAGCGACGGCCGCGCCACCGCCGACATCCAGGCCGAGATcgccaagcagcagaagcagctcttCACAAACATCTCCCACCTGCGCGGCCTCCACCGCAACGCCTGCCTGTCCGCCCGCGACACGAAGGCCCAGACCGCCGAGGCGCGCCAGGAGGTTGATCGCTtgcatctgcagctgcagaatcTCTACTACGAGCAGCGCCATCTCCAGGGCGAGATTACCGGCTGCGAGTCTTACGA TCACAAATACCAGCAGCTGCCTCTCATTCCCGTCGAAGAATTCCTCGCTCTACGCCCCGAATACACGGACTCCAACGACGACGAACGCATGTTTGCCCGCATCGAGCACGAGCGCGAGGAGCGCGAGATCCTGGAGCAGCGCCGCCAGGAGCTCCTCAAGcgcaagcagaagctcatcaACGATAACAAGCGGAGAAAGGATGACTTGGCCAATCTGGACCAAGACTTGGAAAAGTTTATTGAT GCTGCGAAACCGATTCTCGAACTGTTCGAAAAGGCACCTTGA
- a CDS encoding hemolysin-III related domain-containing protein, producing MAGVTTALTSACGFAHDKDAASTAAASGSDQRRDAQQAKRRRHSFFIPRRKSIVGHIMEGEENLLLKVDLFLTELERRLEFVENYVDLSKDSSISRAFSTLQTVRTRCSQASEEVIGAGRRRLHIMVETLETRYQETLEATETLHDKAVVGIELLEGMLSEFENRAYKLREQGFANAATAAEAFMDEGRRVANESIERAKIAVDEGIERAVRAALSLEEHIQQAVVLARDRGLLLYDELPSPWRNNPHIKRGYRFRETKIECVQSIFNMSNEFINIWSHALGLILVLAVAFYFYPSSANFYLSTKTDVVVAAIFFMMACLTLVCSTIWHTMSAVADVKAVSMFACVDYTGISLLIAASIMTTEYTAFYCDPISRWTYMGLTAMLGIAGVILPWHPKFNGADMSWARVGFFVGLALTGFMPILQLNFSHGPEFVYNFYSPITKSLLVYFSGAVVYASKVPERWFPGCFDYIGGSHNLWHAAVLGGIIFHYTAMQEFFSNAFHRAQGGCPAY from the coding sequence aTGGCGGGCGTAACAACTGCCCTCACGTCCGCGTGCGGCTTCGCTCACGACAAGGACGCTGCTTCGACTGCCGCTGCCAGTGGTTCTGACCAGCGCCGCGACGCCCAACAAGCAAAACGACGACGCCACTCATTCTTTATCCCTCGGCGAAAGTCCATTGTCGGCCACATCATGGAGGGCGAGGAGAACCTGCTGCTCAAGGTCGACCTGTTCCTGACCGAGCTGGAGCGCCGCCTGGAGTTTGTCGAAAACTATGTCGATCTCAGCAAGGATTCGAGCATCTCCCGCGCATTCTCGACCCTTCAGACGGTCCGCACCAGATGCTCCCAGGCGTCCGAGGAGGTCATCGGCGCTGGTCGACGCAGGCTGCACATCATGGTTGAAACCCTCGAGACCCGGTATCAGGAGACGTTGGAGGCAACGGAGACGCTGCACGACAAGGCCGTCGTGGGAATCGAGTTGCTGGAGGGCATGCTGTCCGAGTTCGAAAACCGCGCCTACAAGCTGCGCGAGCAGGGCTTCgccaacgccgccaccgcAGCCGAGGCATTTATGGACGAGGGCCGCAGGGTTGCCAACGAGAGTATCGAGCGGGCGAAAATTGCCGTTGACGAGGGTATCGAGCGTGCCGTGCGGGCTGCTCTGTCCCTGGAGGAGCACATCCAGCAGGCCGTGGTACTGGCACGAGATCGGGGACTGCTTCTGTACGACGAACTACCCTCGCCATGGCGAAACAACCCCCACATCAAGAGAGGTTACCGCTTCCGCGAGACCAAGATTGAGTGCGTCcagtccatcttcaacatgtCCAACGagttcatcaacatctgGTCCCACGCCCTGGGCCTGATCCTGGTGCTGGCCGTGgccttttacttttaccCCAGCAGCGCCAACTTCTACCTCAGCACCAAGACGGACGTTGTCgttgccgccatcttcttcatgatggcctgCCTGACGCTGGTGTGTTCCACCATCTGGCACACCATGAGCGCCGTCGCCGACGTCAAGGCCGTGTCCATGTTTGCCTGCGTCGACTACACCGGCATCTCGCTGCTCATCGCTGCCTCCATCATGACGACCGAGTACACGGCCTTCTACTGCGACCCCATCAGCCGGTGGACGTACATGGGCCTCACCGCAATGCTCGGCATTGCCGGCGTCATCCTGCCGTGGCACCCCAAGTTCAACGGCGCCGACATGTCCTGGGCCCGCgttggcttcttcgtcggCCTCGCCCTGACCGGCTTCATGCCCATCCTGcagctcaacttctcccACGGGCCCGAGTTTGTCTACAACTTTTACTCCCCTATCACAAAGTCCCTGCTCGTCTACTTTAGCGGCGCCGTTGTCTACGCCAGCAAGGTTCCCGAGCGCTGGTTCCCCGGCTGCTTCGACTACATCGGCGGCAGCCATAACCTGTGGCACGCGGCTGTCCTGGGCGGCATCATCTTTCACTACACCGCCATGCAGGAGTTTTTCTCCAATGCCTTTCACCGTGCCCAGGGCGGCTGTCCCGCCTATTAG
- a CDS encoding rab-GTPase-TBC domain-containing protein, protein MSGPFHPAQEAPAALFPVQPLQPPPSPQTHRALRRLQSAHALGARAAQQASLLSQQRRERPLSPSRSAADSADSTLIANTTALTNANLNANAAANSTVRTRGRANSDATLPPPPYNPPAAVNTRRSGVKKPVFSHGHLSLQQIIREGPNDGDFNGALESARWKVIDEGVKAAEDGMSPLRIYVWLVLLDAPIMSTDEYLSLIHRGASPAYAKIRNDTFRTLTTDPLFRRRVSEASLIRLLNAIAWRLHDSREERQSRPGSSHSSLPARETVGGSVSGSQARSGAVLEPGVYVQGMNVLAAPFLYAARSEAEAFVAFHSLLTRECPGYIRGAMDGVHRGLALVDKVLAIVDPKLSMYLTTKGLSAEIYAFPSVLTLCACTPPLPEVLRLWDFLFAYGPHLNIVCIVAQLTIMRSQILQSQSPNKLLRSFPQLNADLVKSVTISIIKKIPDDLYEEIATHAM, encoded by the exons ATGTCTGGCCCTTTCCATCCCGCTCAAGAAGCTCCCGCCGCTCTCTTCCCCGTCCAGCCTCTCCAACCCCCGCCGTCCCCACAGACGCATCGTGCCCTGCGACGTCTCCAGTCCGCTCACGCATTGGGAGCCCGAGCAGCCCAGCAGGCGTCGCTCCTCTCCCAGCAGCGCCGCGAGCGCCCTCTGTCTCCGAGTCGAAGTGCCGCCGATTCTGCCGATTCTACCCTGATTGCAAATACCACTGCCCTCACCAATGCGAATCTCAACGCAAATGCTGCCGCAAACTCGACGGTGCGGACGCGAGGTCGTGCCAACAGTGATGCCACGCTACCCCCTCCACCATATAACCCGCCCGCCGCGGTAAACACCCGACGATCAGGCGTCAAGAAGCCCGTATTTTCGCATGGCCATCTTTCCCTGCAGCAAATCATCCGCGAAGGTCCCAACGATGGCGACTTTAACGGCGCTTTGGAGAGCGCGAGGTGGAAAGTCATTGACGAAGGCGTCAAGGCTGCCGAGGATGGAATG TCTCCCTTGAGAATCTACGTCTGGctcgtcctcctcgacgCCCCCATCATGTCCACAGACGAGTacctctctctcatccacCGCGGCGCCTCTCCGGCCTACGCCAAGATTCGAAACGACACATTCCGCACCTTGACTACCGATCCTCTATTCCGACGCCGCGTTAGTGAAGCGAGCTTGATCAGACTATTGAATGCCATTGCATGGCGGCTTCATGATTCAAGGGAGGAACGCCAGAGCCGTCCGGGTAGCAGCCATTCGTCTCTGCCTGCGCGGGAGACTGTGGGAGGCAGTGTCTCTGGATCCCAAGCCA GATCCGGCGCAGTCCTCGAACCAGGCGTCTACGTCCAAGGCATGAACGTCCTAGCCGCCCCCTTTCTCTACGCCGCGCGAAGCGAAGCCGAAGCCTTCGTCGCCTTCCACTCCCTGCTCACCCGCGAGTGTCCCGGCTACATACGCGGCGCCATGGACGGCGTGCACCGCGGGCTCGCCCTGGTGGACAAGGTGCTGGCGATTGTCGACCCCAAGCTCAGCATGTATCTGACGACAAAGGGGCTCTCGGCCGAAATCTACGCTTTTCCTTCTGTGCTGACGTTGTGTGCGTGTACGCCGCCCTTGCCTGAGGTGCTGCGTCTTTGGGACTTTTTGTTTGCGTACGGGCCGCATCTTAATATTGTCTGCATTGTGGCACAGCTTACCATTATGCGCTCACAAATTCTTCAATCTCAAAG TCCAAATAAATTGCTACGATCCTTCCCACAACTGAATGCCGATCTCGTCAAGAGCGTgaccatcagcatcatcaagaagataCCAGACGACCTTTACGAAGAAATCGCCACGCACGCCATGTAA